In one Neobacillus sp. CF12 genomic region, the following are encoded:
- a CDS encoding histidine kinase has product MWKILYWFKNLKFRSKILFICLLSSILPVTALGSYCYYQIQHILINRESEVLEESLNQAISSIDYKVTTYTNVINQIVWNEEVKRGVTTEYDNSYEMYLFYRDILDPLSLNNHFLYSEINTITIFSDNQMYPHGDILRPLTDIEQKSWLEQILETSTPKFVVSAAGQTFKVVSQIFDRNHSITNVVYIDIDYEHVFENMSRLFENNYGLVILDEYNKPVYTFQNFQEKYQSYELKTNELLKKLNDGSLQEDFVFKESSLTSYDWTAYLYRPLDTIYASTYKITVTVFIVILLCVLILFLSIYFLSRVTVRPLEKLEKNMELIEKGNLSVTVTNSSNDEIGSLIRRFSNMVHKLQEMINEVYKSKIAKQEYEMKALQAQINPHFFYNSLSLINSKAIIAEQEDISKMAQLLSTFYRTTLNRGKNTISVREELENTTSYIQIQRMMHSDSFDVRCEVDEEILEYTMLNLLLQPLVENAINHGIDHKESPGKAVLTITAKQSDNNLLFNVSDNGCGMEPELLKTILTTKTKGYGVQNVHHRVQLTYGVEYGLSYTSKLMEGTTVTLTIPKVN; this is encoded by the coding sequence ATGTGGAAAATACTTTATTGGTTTAAAAATTTAAAATTCAGAAGTAAAATTTTGTTTATATGCCTACTATCGAGTATCTTACCTGTCACCGCATTGGGGAGTTATTGCTATTATCAAATTCAACATATATTAATCAATCGAGAAAGTGAAGTTTTAGAAGAGTCCCTAAACCAGGCAATCTCAAGTATTGATTACAAGGTTACTACTTATACCAATGTGATTAACCAAATTGTTTGGAATGAAGAGGTAAAGAGAGGAGTTACTACTGAGTATGACAATTCCTATGAAATGTATTTGTTTTACAGGGACATACTAGATCCCTTATCCTTAAATAATCACTTTTTATACAGTGAAATAAATACAATCACTATTTTTAGTGACAATCAAATGTACCCACATGGCGATATTCTTCGTCCGCTGACAGACATTGAACAAAAAAGCTGGCTGGAGCAAATTTTAGAAACGTCCACTCCAAAATTTGTTGTTTCCGCAGCTGGTCAGACTTTTAAAGTAGTCAGCCAAATATTTGATCGAAATCATAGTATCACAAATGTAGTTTATATAGATATTGATTACGAGCATGTCTTTGAAAACATGTCTCGTTTATTTGAGAACAATTATGGGCTTGTCATCCTTGATGAATATAATAAACCTGTTTATACCTTCCAAAATTTTCAGGAGAAATATCAATCATATGAACTGAAAACAAACGAATTACTAAAAAAATTAAACGATGGTTCACTACAGGAGGATTTTGTATTTAAGGAGTCCTCATTAACTTCCTACGATTGGACTGCATATCTATATCGTCCATTGGACACCATTTATGCTTCAACTTATAAGATAACTGTTACCGTTTTTATCGTGATTTTGTTATGTGTATTGATTTTGTTTCTATCCATCTACTTTCTTTCAAGGGTTACGGTTCGTCCTTTAGAAAAGTTAGAGAAAAATATGGAACTGATTGAAAAAGGCAATTTATCTGTAACCGTTACAAATTCTTCAAATGATGAAATCGGGAGCCTAATTCGTCGCTTTTCCAATATGGTTCATAAACTACAAGAAATGATAAATGAGGTTTATAAGAGTAAAATTGCAAAACAAGAGTATGAAATGAAAGCATTACAAGCCCAAATCAATCCACACTTTTTTTATAATAGCCTTTCGCTTATTAACAGTAAGGCAATTATTGCGGAACAAGAAGATATAAGTAAGATGGCTCAACTTCTTTCTACATTTTATCGTACAACATTAAATAGAGGGAAAAATACTATTTCTGTGAGGGAAGAATTAGAAAACACAACATCTTATATTCAAATTCAACGAATGATGCATTCAGATTCATTTGATGTTCGTTGTGAAGTTGACGAAGAGATTTTAGAATACACCATGCTGAACCTTCTTTTACAACCCTTGGTTGAAAATGCTATTAATCATGGGATAGATCATAAAGAAAGTCCTGGAAAAGCTGTTTTAACTATTACAGCAAAACAATCAGATAACAATCTACTCTTTAATGTCTCTGATAATGGGTGTGGAATGGAGCCTGAATTGTTAAAAACCATTCTAACTACTAAAACGAAAGGATATGGGGTCCAAAATGTTCATCATCGTGTACAACTTACTTATGGAGTTGAATATGGCTTAAGCTATACAAGTAAATTGATGGAAGGAACAACAGTGACCCTTACGATTCCAAAAGTTAACTGA